The window GACATTTCCTGAGCGGGAAGGTTGTCACTTCATCGACGGATCGATCTGCCCGATCGAGGCGGCGAACTTCTGGGTGAAGGGATGCTGCGCCCGGCCGGGTCGAGCGGACGGGCTGCGCTTCAGCCGCGGTCGGCGAAGGTGCTGAGGGCGAAGCTGATGAAGCTCGACAGCCGGGGCGTCATGCGGCGGTCGCGGTAATAGAGCAGCGAGACCGTGCGCTCGCCGGGGTTCCACTCGGGGAGAACCCGAACGAGGCGGTCGGCGGCGAGATCCGGCCCGATCAGCATCAGCGGCTGGAGAATGATTCCGAGGCCGGCTTGGACGACGCGGGCTCCGTCACCGGCGAGGAGATCAATGTGGATGGGCGGCTTCACTCTCGGCGGCGTGCGGCTCTAGATCGCGCCGGCGCGGCCGCGGCGGGCGATCGCGGCGGTGCACGGAAGCGTGCGGGGCGGGGCCCGGGACACCACAAGCGGAGGATCAGGCGGCTCAAGAAGGATCAAACTATCGAGAGCGCCGCGCGACTGACCTGCTGGATCGAGCGACCCCAATCGATCTAGGGGGTCGAACGCCCGCTGACCCGCCCCGTCATGCCGGGCGGAGGAGACCTCCTGATCAACGCGATCCCGCTCGGCCGACCTCGAAAGTCCTAAGATGTAAGCTCTTGGAAAAGCTTATAATCAT is drawn from Segnochrobactrum spirostomi and contains these coding sequences:
- a CDS encoding LysR substrate-binding domain-containing protein; its protein translation is MKPPIHIDLLAGDGARVVQAGLGIILQPLMLIGPDLAADRLVRVLPEWNPGERTVSLLYYRDRRMTPRLSSFISFALSTFADRG